Proteins co-encoded in one Streptomyces sp. SLBN-31 genomic window:
- a CDS encoding acetylornithine transaminase, translating to MTANEELTQRWQGSLMNNYGTPLLPLVRGEGTKLWDADGKEYLDFVGGIAVNALGHAHPAIVAAVSEQIGSLGHISNFFMAEPTVTLAERLLQLFGRDGRVFFCNSGAEANEAAFKIGRLTGRTHVVATEGGFHGRTMGALAMTGQEGKRTPFLPLPGEVTHVPYGDAQALAAAVTEDTALVILEPIQGEIGVVTPPPGYLKAARAITAANGALLVLDEVQTGVGRTGHWFEYQAHDGVLPDVVTLAKGLGGGLPLGATVAFGRAAELLQPGHHGSTFGGNPVACAAGLAVVDTIANEGLLENVKRQGEKLRDGIESLGDPLIAHVRGAGLLLGIVLTEPLAPQVRQAAQEAGFLVNVPAADVVRLMPPLNLGDDEVDAFLRALPGILDAAKGDG from the coding sequence ATGACCGCCAACGAAGAGCTCACCCAGCGGTGGCAGGGCTCGCTCATGAACAACTACGGCACCCCGCTGCTGCCCCTGGTGCGCGGCGAGGGCACGAAGCTGTGGGACGCCGACGGCAAGGAGTACCTCGACTTCGTCGGCGGCATCGCGGTCAACGCCCTCGGCCACGCCCACCCGGCGATCGTCGCGGCCGTCAGCGAGCAGATCGGCTCCCTCGGCCACATCTCCAACTTCTTCATGGCCGAGCCGACCGTCACCCTCGCCGAGCGGCTGCTGCAGCTCTTCGGCCGGGACGGCCGCGTCTTCTTCTGCAACTCCGGCGCCGAGGCCAACGAGGCCGCCTTCAAGATCGGCCGGCTGACCGGGCGCACGCATGTCGTCGCCACCGAGGGCGGCTTCCACGGCCGCACCATGGGCGCGCTGGCGATGACCGGCCAGGAGGGCAAGCGGACGCCGTTCCTGCCGCTGCCCGGCGAGGTCACGCACGTGCCCTACGGCGACGCGCAGGCGCTGGCCGCCGCGGTCACCGAGGACACCGCGCTGGTGATCCTCGAACCGATCCAGGGCGAGATCGGTGTGGTCACCCCGCCGCCGGGCTACCTCAAGGCGGCCCGCGCGATCACCGCCGCGAACGGCGCGCTGCTCGTCCTCGACGAGGTGCAGACCGGCGTCGGCCGGACCGGGCACTGGTTCGAGTACCAGGCGCACGACGGGGTCCTGCCCGACGTCGTCACCCTGGCGAAGGGCCTGGGCGGCGGGCTGCCGCTCGGCGCGACGGTCGCCTTCGGGCGGGCCGCGGAGCTGCTGCAGCCGGGCCACCACGGGTCGACCTTCGGCGGCAACCCGGTCGCCTGTGCCGCCGGACTCGCCGTCGTCGACACGATCGCGAACGAGGGGCTGCTGGAGAACGTCAAGCGGCAGGGCGAGAAGCTGCGCGACGGGATCGAGTCACTGGGCGACCCGTTGATCGCCCATGTCCGGGGCGCGGGCCTGCTGCTGGGTATCGTGCTCACCGAGCCGCTCGCGCCCCAGGTGCGCCAGGCGGCTCAGGAGGCCGGGTTCCTGGTGAACGTGCCCGCCGCCGACGTCGTACGGCTGATGCCACCGCTGAATCTCGGCGACGACGAGGTGGACGCGTTCCTCCGGGCGCTCCCCGGCATCCTGGACGCTGCCAAGGGGGACGGATGA
- the argB gene encoding acetylglutamate kinase, translating to MSTTRKHTALPKAQILIEALPWLVRHNGKTVVIKFGGNAMIDEDLKAAFAQDVVFLHHAGLKPVVVHGGGPQISAALDKHGIVSEFKAGLRVTTEDAMDVVRMVLAGQVQRELVNLLNEHGPLAVGLTGEDAHTITATKHRPEVDGELVDIGRVGEITEIDTGAIEALLADGRIPVVSSIARSQDDGHVYNVNADTAAAALAAALGAETLMVLTDVEGLYEDWPNSDEVISRLTASQLEKLLPELSSGMVPKMEGCLHAVRGGVNTARVIDGRVQHSILLEIFTDEGIGTMVVPDAEEGDVA from the coding sequence ATGAGCACTACGCGTAAGCACACCGCGCTGCCCAAGGCCCAGATCCTCATCGAGGCGCTGCCCTGGCTGGTCAGGCACAACGGCAAGACGGTCGTCATCAAGTTCGGCGGCAACGCCATGATCGACGAGGACCTGAAGGCCGCGTTCGCGCAGGACGTCGTCTTCCTGCACCACGCCGGCCTCAAGCCGGTCGTCGTGCACGGCGGCGGTCCGCAGATCAGCGCCGCGCTCGACAAGCACGGCATCGTCAGCGAGTTCAAGGCCGGCCTCAGGGTCACCACCGAGGACGCCATGGACGTCGTACGCATGGTGCTGGCCGGGCAGGTGCAGCGCGAGCTGGTCAACCTGCTCAACGAACACGGCCCGCTGGCCGTCGGGTTGACCGGCGAGGACGCGCACACCATCACCGCCACCAAGCACCGGCCCGAGGTCGACGGCGAGTTGGTCGACATCGGACGGGTGGGCGAGATCACCGAGATCGACACGGGCGCGATCGAGGCTCTGCTCGCCGACGGCCGGATCCCGGTCGTCTCGTCGATCGCCCGTAGCCAGGACGACGGACATGTCTACAACGTCAATGCTGATACGGCGGCTGCGGCACTCGCTGCTGCTCTTGGAGCGGAGACTCTCATGGTCCTCACGGACGTCGAGGGCCTCTATGAGGACTGGCCCAACAGCGACGAGGTGATCAGCCGCCTGACCGCCTCCCAACTGGAGAAACTTCTCCCGGAGTTGAGCTCCGGAATGGTGCCGAAGATGGAGGGCTGCCTGCACGCCGTGCGAGGCGGCGTCAACACCGCCCGCGTCATCGACGGCCGGGTCCAGCACTCGATCCTGTTGGAGATCTTCACCGACGAGGGCATCGGCACGATGGTCGTGCCCGACGCCGAAGAGGGGGACGTCGCATGA
- the argJ gene encoding bifunctional glutamate N-acetyltransferase/amino-acid acetyltransferase ArgJ: MSVTAAKGFTAAGIAAGIKQNGNPDLALVVNNGPRRAAAGVFTSNRVKAAPVLWSEQVLKGGQVSAVVLNSGGANACTGPKGFQDTHATAEKVAEVLDRAPIEVAVCSTGLIGVLLPMDKLLSGVETAAAQLSEHGGEKAAIAIKTTDTVHKTSVVTKDGWTVGGMAKGAGMLAPGLATMLVVLTTDAVLDDDALDRALRAATRTTFDRVDSDGCMSTNDTVLLLASGASEVTPEYEEFAEAVRQVCDDLGQQLIRDAEGASKDIKVEVVGAATEDDAVEVGRSIARNNLLKCAIHGEDPNWGRVLSAIGTTKAAFEPDRLNVAINGVWVCKNGGVGEDREKVDMRYREVHIVADLAAGSETATIWTNDLTADYVHENSAYSS; encoded by the coding sequence GTGAGCGTGACGGCAGCGAAGGGATTCACGGCCGCGGGCATCGCCGCCGGAATCAAGCAGAACGGCAATCCCGACCTGGCCCTCGTGGTCAACAACGGTCCGCGCCGCGCCGCCGCCGGTGTCTTCACCTCCAACCGGGTGAAGGCCGCCCCCGTGCTGTGGTCGGAGCAGGTCCTCAAGGGCGGCCAGGTCTCCGCGGTCGTCCTCAACTCCGGCGGCGCCAACGCCTGTACGGGGCCGAAGGGCTTCCAGGACACGCACGCGACCGCCGAGAAGGTGGCCGAGGTCCTCGACCGGGCCCCCATCGAGGTCGCCGTCTGCTCGACGGGCCTCATCGGCGTCCTGCTCCCGATGGACAAGCTGCTCTCGGGGGTCGAGACGGCCGCCGCCCAGCTCTCCGAGCACGGCGGCGAGAAGGCCGCGATCGCCATCAAGACCACCGACACCGTCCACAAGACGTCCGTCGTCACCAAGGACGGCTGGACCGTCGGCGGCATGGCGAAGGGCGCGGGCATGCTCGCCCCGGGCCTGGCCACCATGCTGGTCGTCCTCACCACCGACGCCGTCCTCGACGACGACGCACTGGACCGGGCGCTGCGGGCGGCGACCCGCACGACCTTCGACCGCGTCGACTCCGACGGCTGCATGTCGACCAACGACACCGTGCTGCTGCTCGCCTCGGGCGCCTCCGAAGTCACCCCGGAGTACGAGGAGTTCGCGGAGGCCGTACGGCAGGTCTGCGACGACCTCGGCCAGCAGCTCATCCGGGACGCCGAGGGCGCCAGCAAGGACATCAAGGTCGAGGTGGTGGGCGCGGCGACCGAGGACGACGCCGTCGAGGTGGGCCGCTCCATCGCCCGCAACAACCTCCTCAAGTGCGCGATCCACGGCGAGGACCCCAACTGGGGCCGCGTGCTCTCCGCGATCGGCACGACGAAGGCCGCCTTCGAACCGGACCGCCTGAACGTCGCCATCAACGGCGTCTGGGTGTGCAAGAACGGCGGCGTCGGCGAGGACCGCGAGAAGGTCGACATGCGCTACCGCGAGGTGCACATCGTCGCCGATCTCGCCGCCGGGTCCGAGACCGCCACCATCTGGACCAACGACCTCACCGCCGACTACGTCCACGAGAACAGCGCCTATTCCTCATGA
- the argC gene encoding N-acetyl-gamma-glutamyl-phosphate reductase, which translates to MAVRAAVAGASGYAGGELLRLLLAHPEIEIGALTGNSNAGQRLGALQPHLLPLADRVLRETTPEVLSGHDVVFLALPHGQSAAVAEQLGPDVLVVDMGADFRLKDAADWERFYGSAHAGTWPYGLPELPGARAALEGSKRIAVPGCYPTAATLALFPAYTAGLAENEAVIVAASGTSGAGKAPKPHLLGSEVMGSMSPYGVGGGHRHTPEMIQNLSAAAGERVTVSFTPTLAPMPRGILATCSAKAVAGVTAESVRAAYEKAFADEPFVHLLPEGQWPATASVHGSNAVQVQVAYDEAAGRIIAISAIDNLAKGTAGGAVQSMNLALGLDETTGLTTIGVAP; encoded by the coding sequence ATGGCGGTACGTGCGGCGGTGGCCGGAGCGAGTGGATACGCGGGTGGTGAACTCCTGCGTCTGCTGCTCGCGCACCCCGAGATCGAGATTGGGGCCCTCACCGGCAACTCCAACGCCGGCCAGCGGCTCGGCGCGCTCCAGCCGCACCTGCTGCCCCTGGCCGACCGCGTGCTCCGGGAGACCACCCCCGAGGTCCTCTCCGGCCACGACGTCGTCTTCCTGGCTCTGCCCCACGGTCAGTCCGCCGCCGTCGCCGAACAGCTCGGCCCGGATGTCCTCGTGGTGGACATGGGCGCCGACTTCCGGCTGAAGGACGCGGCCGACTGGGAGCGGTTCTACGGCTCCGCCCACGCCGGGACCTGGCCGTACGGTCTGCCCGAACTGCCGGGCGCCCGCGCTGCGCTGGAGGGGTCCAAGCGCATCGCGGTGCCCGGTTGCTACCCGACCGCCGCCACCCTGGCCCTCTTCCCGGCCTACACGGCCGGCCTCGCCGAGAACGAGGCCGTGATCGTCGCCGCCTCCGGCACCTCCGGCGCGGGCAAGGCACCCAAGCCGCACCTGCTCGGCAGCGAGGTCATGGGCTCCATGTCGCCGTACGGCGTCGGCGGCGGCCACCGGCACACACCCGAGATGATCCAGAACCTCAGCGCCGCGGCGGGGGAGCGGGTGACAGTCTCCTTCACGCCCACGCTCGCGCCGATGCCTCGCGGCATCCTCGCCACCTGCAGCGCGAAGGCCGTCGCGGGCGTGACGGCGGAGTCCGTCCGGGCCGCCTACGAGAAGGCCTTCGCCGACGAGCCCTTCGTCCACCTGCTGCCCGAGGGCCAGTGGCCCGCCACGGCGTCCGTCCACGGTTCCAACGCCGTTCAGGTGCAGGTCGCGTACGACGAGGCCGCCGGCCGCATCATCGCGATCAGCGCCATCGACAACCTGGCCAAGGGCACCGCGGGCGGTGCCGTCCAGAGCATGAACCTCGCCCTCGGTCTCGACGAGACGACCGGACTGACCACGATCGGAGTCGCACCGTGA
- a CDS encoding MarR family winged helix-turn-helix transcriptional regulator encodes MPGQRSITQAEKLAEAKLGGIPVRHEQMAVVANIYRAASAVRQHLENSVLRGADLTWTAFVVLWVVWIWGESETRHVAEEAGISKGTLTGVSRTLEKRGLVKRAGHPSDGRLVLLSLTEEGEELMREVFPAFNAEEAFVTERLDEEECRDVAASLRRVVLQVEEHGEERRLALLDGAPPAPRRSGRRPQA; translated from the coding sequence GTGCCCGGACAGCGATCCATCACGCAGGCCGAGAAGCTGGCGGAGGCCAAGCTCGGCGGCATCCCCGTACGCCACGAGCAGATGGCCGTCGTCGCCAACATCTACCGGGCCGCCTCCGCGGTGCGGCAGCACCTGGAGAACTCCGTGCTGCGCGGCGCGGACCTGACGTGGACGGCGTTCGTCGTGCTGTGGGTGGTGTGGATCTGGGGGGAGTCGGAGACCCGGCACGTGGCCGAGGAGGCGGGGATCTCCAAGGGCACGCTCACCGGGGTCTCGCGCACCCTGGAGAAGCGCGGGCTGGTGAAGCGGGCCGGTCATCCCAGTGACGGCAGGCTGGTGCTGCTCAGCCTCACCGAGGAGGGCGAGGAGCTGATGCGGGAGGTCTTTCCCGCCTTCAACGCCGAGGAGGCCTTCGTCACCGAGCGGCTGGACGAGGAGGAGTGCCGCGACGTCGCCGCGAGTCTGCGGCGGGTCGTGCTCCAGGTCGAGGAGCACGGCGAGGAGCGCCGCCTCGCCCTCCTGGACGGCGCGCCCCCGGCCCCGCGCCGCAGCGGCCGGCGGCCCCAGGCCTGA